A window from Solanum stenotomum isolate F172 chromosome 5, ASM1918654v1, whole genome shotgun sequence encodes these proteins:
- the LOC125865092 gene encoding zeatin O-glucosyltransferase-like — MATKYEVVVVIVPFPAQGHLNQLLHFSSLISSYKNIQVHYVSTKIHTRQAKIRAHGLLNPSSSSNNNIIHFHEFSTPSFPSPPPNPNSNIKFPSHLQPSFESSYHLRSPVASLLRSLSSIARRVVVVHDSLMAYVVQDFTSLPNVESYNFHSVSAFTIFLFLWESMGKPFPIEAEILDNLPSLEGCFTSEFMDFMASQRKYSKSDSGNIYNTSRVIEGKFMNLLEKEPIKRNKTQWAIGPFNPMKIFTNNYLSIDHHHHHRHKCLLWLDKQSPKSAIFISFGTTTSLKDEQIEELCIGLEKSGIKFIWALRDADKGDIFSGEMRKIELPKGYEERIKNKGIIVRDWAPQLEILGHLSIGAFMSHCGWNSCMESLSMGVPIIAWPMHSDQPRNSILITKFLKVGINIFNNWERSRNEVVKSNIIEHAIVTIMLNNIEGNEIRRRAAELGVAIRRSVVEGGVTRKELDSFIAHITR; from the exons ATGGCAACCAAATATGAAGTAGTTGTTGTTATTGTGCCATTTCCAGCACAAGGTCATCTCAatcaacttcttcatttttcatctcttATTTCATCTTACAAAAATATTCAAGTCCATtatgttagtacaaaaattCATACTAGACAAGCCAAAATTAGAGCTCATGGTTTATTAAACCCTAGTTCTTCTtccaataataatattattcattttcatgaattttcaaCACCTTCATTTCCATCACCACCACCAAACCctaattcaaatataaaatttcctTCACATCTTCAACCTTCATTCGAATCATCGTATCATCTACGAAGCCCTGTGGCTTCACTTCTACGATCTTTATCATCGATTGCACGTCGAGTTGTTGTTGTTCATGATTCTTTAATGGCTTATGTTGTTCAAGATTTCACTTCATTACCAAATGTTGAGTCTTATAACTTTCATAGTGTTTCTGCTTTTACTATCTTTTTGTTCTTATGGGAATCTATGGGAAAACCTTTCCCTATTGAGGCTGAAATACTAGACAATCTACCATCTCTTGAAG GTTGTTTCACATCAGAGTTCATGGATTTCATGGCTTCTCAAAGGAAATACTCAAAATCTGATTCTGGAAATATTTACAACACAAGTAGAGTTATAGAAGGAAAATTCATGAATTTACTTGAAAAAGAACcaatcaaaagaaataaaacacaATGGGCTATAGGTCCATTCAATCCAATGAAGATTTTTACCAACAACTATTTATCAAtcgatcatcatcatcatcatcgtcacAAATGTTTGTTATGGCTCGATAAACAATCTCCGAAATCCGccatatttatttcatttggtacAACAACTTCACTAAAAGATGAACAAATCGAAGAGCTTTGTATAGGTTTAGAAAAAAGTGGTATAAAGTTTATTTGGGCATTAAGAGATGCTGATAAAGGTGATATTTTTTCTGGTGAAATGAGAAAAATTGAACTACCAAAAGGGTATgaagaaagaattaaaaataagGGTATTATAGTAAGAGATTGGGCACCACAATTGGAGATATTAGGACATTTATCAATCGGTGCATTTATGAGTCACTGTGGATGGAATTCGTGCATGGAAAGCTTATCAATGGGAGTACCTATTATTGCATGGCCCATGCATTCTGATCAACCAAGAAATAGTATTTTAATAACAAAGTTTTTGAAAGTTGgtataaatattttcaataattgGGAACGTAGTAGAAATGAAGTGGTGaaatcaaatattattgaacatGCAATTGtgacaataatgttgaataatATTGAAGGAAATGAAATTCGTCGGAGAGCGGCGGAGTTAGGGGTGGCTATTCGGAGATCGGTGGTGGAAGGCGGTGTAACGAGGAAGGAATTGGATTCTTTCATCGCTCATATCACTAGATAA
- the LOC125864197 gene encoding zeatin O-glucosyltransferase-like has product MAENNTTKSNGQISVQDAQVAVVMVPLPAQGHLNQLLHLSRLITSYNIPVHYVGATTHIRQVKLRVHGFDPVTTKNLHFHEFPTPLLENPPPNPNASHKFPNHVLPLLYATIHFREPVCSLVNQLLGANHRRVIVIYDSLMTWVLEDIPAIPNAECYRFNGFSAFYMFSSKSSPSG; this is encoded by the coding sequence ATGGCTGAGAACAACACAACAAAAAGCAATGGCCAAATAAGTGTTCAAGATGCACAAGTGGCTGTGGTTATGGTACCACTTCCAGCACAAGGCCATCTCAACCAGCTTCTCCACCTCTCGAGGCTCATCACCTCATATAATATCCCAGTGCACTATGTTGGAGCAACCACTCATATTCGCCAGGTCAAGTTACGTGTCCATGGTTTCGACCCTGTTACTACTAAAAACCTACATTTTCATGAATTTCCTACACCACTTTTAGAAAACCCCCCTCCAAATCCAAATGCTTCTCATAAATTTCCTAACCATGTACTCCCTTTACTTTATGCAACAATCCATTTCCGTGAGCCAGTGTGCTCTCTTGTAAACCAACTCTTAGGCGCCAATCATCGGAGAGTGATTGTTATTTATGATTCTCTGATGACTTGGGTGTTGGAGGATATACCAGCAATTCCAAATGCCGAGTGCTACCGTTTTAATGGTTTCTCAGCTTTCTATATGTTTTCATCGAAGAGCTCGCCATCGGGTTAG
- the LOC125865090 gene encoding zeatin O-glucosyltransferase-like, translated as MAENYTTKRNGEISVQDAQVAVVMVPLSAQGHLNQLLHLSRLITSYNIPVHYVGATTHIRQAKFRVHGFNPVTAKNLYFHEFPTPPFENPPPNPNASNKFPNQLIPSFYATIHLREPVCSLVRQLLGANHRRVIVIYDSMMTWVVEDVPAIPNAECYRFNSISAFHTFSCIWESRGKPLQAGTEIFEDISSNKNCATPELWELWSKQKSLEGKISSGELFNSSRVIEGLYLDLVAKEINGLNLWAFGPFNPLLLTEQNNDSNKRHKTLDWLNKQEPDSVIYVSFGTSTSLSNQEIEQLAIGLEKSLQKFIWVLRDADKGDVFAGEERRARLPEGYEERIKGRGIIVRDWAPQLEILAHPFTGGFMSHCGWNSCMESISMGVPIAAWPMHSDQPRNSQLVTKFLKIGLNLRHGARKDELVTSEIVEDAVRTLMASPEGGEMRKRASELSVAVKQSVMDGEGNGTEMDSFITHITR; from the coding sequence ATGGCTGAGAACTACACAACAAAAAGAAATGGCGAAATAAGTGTTCAAGATGCACAAGTGGCTGTGGTTATGGTGCCACTTTCAGCACAAGGCCATCTCAACCAGCTTCTCCACCTCTCGAGGCTCATCACCTCATATAATATTCCAGTCCATTATGTTGGAGCAACCACTCATATTCGCCAGGCTAAGTTTCGTGTCCATGGTTTCAACCCTGTCACAGCTAAAAACCTATATTTTCACGAATTCCCTACACCACCTTTTGAAAATCCCCCTCCAAATCCTAATGCTTCAAATAAATTTCCTAACCAATTAATCCCTTCATTTTATGCAACGATCCATCTCCGTGAGCCAGTTTGCTCTCTTGTACGCCAACTACTAGGCGCCAATCATCGGAGAGTGATTGTTATTTATGATTCTATGATGACTTGGGTGGTAGAGGATGTACCAGCAATTCCAAATGCTGAGTGCTACCGTTTTAATAGTATCTCAGCTTTCCATACGTTTTCATGCATCTGGGAATCCAGAGGAAAACCTTTACAAGCTGGAACTGAAATATTTGAGGACATTTCATCAAACAAAAACTGTGCTACCCCAGAGTTATGGGAATTATGGAGTAAACAAAAATcccttgaagggaaaattaGCTCTGGAGAACTTTTCAATTCATCCAGAGTAATAGAAGGTTTATACCTTGATTTAGTAGCTAAAGAAATTAATGGCTTAAACCTATGGGCTTTTGGTCCATTCAATCCGTTGTTGCTGACTGAGCAGAACAACGATTCAAATAAACGTCACAAAACCTTGGATTGGCTTAACAAACAAGAACCTGACTCGGTGATATATGTGTCTTTTGGAACATCTACTTCTCTGTCGAATCAAGAAATTGAACAACTCGCCATTGGGTTAGAGAAAAGCCTGCAAAAGTTCATTTGGGTTCTCAGAGATGCTGACAAAGGAGATGTTTTTGCAGGTGAAGAAAGGAGAGCTCGGCTGCCGGAAGGTTATgaagaaagaataaaaggaAGAGGAATTATTGTAAGAGATTGGGCACCTCAGTTGGAAATTTTGGCACATCCTTTCACAGGTGGTTTTATGAGTCATTGCGGATGGAATTCGTGCATGGAAAGCATTTCCATGGGAGTTCCTATAGCAGCCTGGCCAATGCATTCAGATCAACCAAGGAATTCTCAGCTGGTAACAAAGTTCCTGAAAATTGGCCTAAATTTGAGACATGGGGCACGTAAGGATGAATTGGTTACATCAGAAATAGTTGAAGATGCTGTGAGAACTTTGATGGCTTCACCTGAGGGAGGTGAGATGAGGAAGAGAGCATCAGAATTAAGTGTTGCTGTCAAACAATCAGTCATGGATGGGGAAGGTAATGGTACAGAGATGGATTCTTTTATCACACACATCACTCGATAA